Proteins encoded together in one Salvelinus namaycush isolate Seneca chromosome 26, SaNama_1.0, whole genome shotgun sequence window:
- the LOC120021151 gene encoding olfactory receptor 1-like has protein sequence MFEVNENYTRVSEFVIVGFPGLHPSFYQLVAWFFFFIYVTTVVGNILLVVLFALERSLQKPMYIIMLSLALSDIGFATVALPKVIARWWWDDGRISFHTCLFQEQMIHYFGTLNSLIMLTMAMDRYLAICHPLRYPMLMTNQIMSGLTVFSWMAATVSPAIGTLDFTRKVAFCGPNQILHAYCDAVSLTKLSCSDMAAIQGSSIGAAYFVLLVPFCIIIFSYVNIIVTVMRMANTQGRLKTFSTCATQGCIILIYYIPRFTVYAAPYIPNLTMTPDLRIGLTIFYSLFPPLANPFIYSFRTKEIRAILGRWRQGWRNSQTEPSKLNTVSVITK, from the exons ATGTTTGAGGTGAATGAGAACTACACGCGTGTGTCAGAGTTTGTGATCGTGGGCTTCCCGGGGCTCCATCCATCCTTCTACCAGCTGGTGGCCTGGTTCTTCTTCTTCATCTATGTGACCACGGTGGTGGGGAACATCCTGCTGGTGGTGCTGTTTGCCCTGGAGCGCAGCCTGCAGAAACCCATGTACATCATCATGCTCAGCCTGgcactgtcagatatag GTTTTGCCACAGTGGCCCTTCCCAAAGTGATAGCTCGGTGGTGGTGGGACGATGGGAGGATCTCCTTCCATACCTGTCTGTTCCAGGAACAAATGATCCACTACTTTGGAACGCTCAACTCTCTCATCATGTTGACCATGGCTATGGACCGATACCTGGCTATCTGTCACCCTCTCAG ATACCCTATGTTGATGACCAACCAGATAATGAGTGGTCTAACAGTCTTCTCCTGGATGGCAGCCACAGTCTCACCTGCCATCGGCACCCTAGACTTCACCAGG AAAGTAGCATTCTGTGGTCCCAACCAAATTCTCCATGCCTACTGTGACGCTGTGTCCCTGACTAAACTGTCCTGCTCCGACATGGCGGCGATCCAGGGCAGCTCCATTGGCGCAGCCTATTTTGTGCTCCTCGTCCCCTTCTGCATCATCATCTTCTCCTATGTCAACATCATCGTCACCGTGATGCGCATGGCTAACACACAG GGCAGGCTGAAGACCTTCTCTACCTGTGCTACTCAGGGCTGTATCATCCTTATTTACTACATCCCCCGCTTCACAGTGTACGCTGCACCCTACATCCCCAACCTGACCATGACCCCTGATCTCCGCATCGGCCTCACCATTTTCTACAG CCTGTTCCCGCCGTTGGCCAACCCGTTCATCTATAGCTTCAGGACCAAGGAAATCAGAGCCATCCTGGGGCGCTGGAGACAGGGCTGGAGGAACAGCCAGACAGAACCGAGTAAACTCAACACTGTGTCTGTTATCACTAAATGA